A stretch of Gasterosteus aculeatus chromosome 4, fGasAcu3.hap1.1, whole genome shotgun sequence DNA encodes these proteins:
- the il12ba gene encoding interleukin 12Ba precursor isoform X2, with amino-acid sequence MKPHVLLVGVDGTLGQLSLSCLERPQEEGDISWRKNGEEEAQRGNTYLIELRELLGGGNYTCHGEDGSLLNHTEVLIQDNATNEGIILVKPKDGDYLHCAAQNHNGEFRCSWRWHSQRVGKVAFIKAWRFSHDSDVECSVDGGGQRWTCSSGQSDFGCSVDADGLGILCVDQRRCPSAEERRMIHFTVYVRTKDFLVESYSKYFYLSQIVKPDKVTIRKVNATLIEWSYPSSWSSPYSYFPLTFQIAQLTGRRKTCAHLSRPKAFKTSTVHSTCRLEVKRRVKAVCIRAKDVLCDSQWSDWSLLSLRSNKKNKLNCQN; translated from the exons ATGAAGCCCCACG TTCTGCTTGTGGGCGTTGACGGCACGTTGGGCCAGCTGTCCTTGAGCTGCTTGGAGCGGccgcaggaggagggggatatTTCTTGGAGGAAGaacggagaggaggaagcgcAGAGAGGAAACACTTATCTAATTGAGCTGAGGGAGCTGTTAGGTGGGGGGAACTACACCTGCCACGGCGAGGACGGGTCGCTGCTCAACCACACCGAGGTCCTGATCCAAGATAACGCCACGAACGAGGGGATAATCCTTGTGAAACCCAAAGACG gagatTATTTACATTGTGCTGCTCAAAATCACAACGGAGAGTTCCGCTGCTCCTGGAGGTGGCACAGCCAACGCGTCGGCAAAGTGGCTTTCATCAAAGCTTGGCG TTTTTCCCACGACAGTGACGTAGAGTGTTCTGTGGACGGCGGCGGTCAGCGTTGGACCTGCTCTTCGGGCCAGAGTGACTTCGGCTGCTCGGTGGACGCCGACGGGCTCGGGATCTTGTGCGTGGACCAGCGGCGCTGCCCCTCCGCCGAGGAGAGACGGATGATCCACTTCACCGTCTACGTGAGGACGAAGGACTTCCTGGTGGAGAGCTACTCCAAATACTTTTACCTTTCCCAGATAG TGAAACCCGACAAGGTGACGATCAGAAAGGTCAACGCTACGCTGATAGAGTGGAGTTATCCCAGCTCCTGGAGCAGTCCCTACTCCTACTTCCCGCTCACTTTCCAGATTGCGCAGTTGACGGGGCGACGCAAAACGTGTGCCCACCTTTCAAGACCCAAAGCCTTTAAG ACCTCGACAGTCCACTCCACGTGTCGGCTCGAAGTCAAGCGCAGGGTTAAGGCCGTCTGCATCCGGGCGAAGGACGTTCTGTGTGACTCGCAGTGGAGCGACTGGAGCCTCTTGAG CTTGAGGAGCAACAAGAAGAACAAACTAAACTGTCAGAACTAA
- the il12ba gene encoding interleukin 12Ba precursor isoform X1 has product MKLFVFSFVCAFLHVTRQNPTQRWSMKPHVLLVGVDGTLGQLSLSCLERPQEEGDISWRKNGEEEAQRGNTYLIELRELLGGGNYTCHGEDGSLLNHTEVLIQDNATNEGIILVKPKDGDYLHCAAQNHNGEFRCSWRWHSQRVGKVAFIKAWRFSHDSDVECSVDGGGQRWTCSSGQSDFGCSVDADGLGILCVDQRRCPSAEERRMIHFTVYVRTKDFLVESYSKYFYLSQIVKPDKVTIRKVNATLIEWSYPSSWSSPYSYFPLTFQIAQLTGRRKTCAHLSRPKAFKTSTVHSTCRLEVKRRVKAVCIRAKDVLCDSQWSDWSLLSLRSNKKNKLNCQN; this is encoded by the exons ATGAAGTTAtttgttttcagctttgtctgTGCATTCCTGCACGTCACTCGTCAGAATCCAACCCAACGGTGGAGTATGAAGCCCCACG TTCTGCTTGTGGGCGTTGACGGCACGTTGGGCCAGCTGTCCTTGAGCTGCTTGGAGCGGccgcaggaggagggggatatTTCTTGGAGGAAGaacggagaggaggaagcgcAGAGAGGAAACACTTATCTAATTGAGCTGAGGGAGCTGTTAGGTGGGGGGAACTACACCTGCCACGGCGAGGACGGGTCGCTGCTCAACCACACCGAGGTCCTGATCCAAGATAACGCCACGAACGAGGGGATAATCCTTGTGAAACCCAAAGACG gagatTATTTACATTGTGCTGCTCAAAATCACAACGGAGAGTTCCGCTGCTCCTGGAGGTGGCACAGCCAACGCGTCGGCAAAGTGGCTTTCATCAAAGCTTGGCG TTTTTCCCACGACAGTGACGTAGAGTGTTCTGTGGACGGCGGCGGTCAGCGTTGGACCTGCTCTTCGGGCCAGAGTGACTTCGGCTGCTCGGTGGACGCCGACGGGCTCGGGATCTTGTGCGTGGACCAGCGGCGCTGCCCCTCCGCCGAGGAGAGACGGATGATCCACTTCACCGTCTACGTGAGGACGAAGGACTTCCTGGTGGAGAGCTACTCCAAATACTTTTACCTTTCCCAGATAG TGAAACCCGACAAGGTGACGATCAGAAAGGTCAACGCTACGCTGATAGAGTGGAGTTATCCCAGCTCCTGGAGCAGTCCCTACTCCTACTTCCCGCTCACTTTCCAGATTGCGCAGTTGACGGGGCGACGCAAAACGTGTGCCCACCTTTCAAGACCCAAAGCCTTTAAG ACCTCGACAGTCCACTCCACGTGTCGGCTCGAAGTCAAGCGCAGGGTTAAGGCCGTCTGCATCCGGGCGAAGGACGTTCTGTGTGACTCGCAGTGGAGCGACTGGAGCCTCTTGAG CTTGAGGAGCAACAAGAAGAACAAACTAAACTGTCAGAACTAA